A genomic region of Gemmata massiliana contains the following coding sequences:
- a CDS encoding RNA polymerase sigma factor: MQTTSLTLLMRLCRPDEPDAWDRFVRLYSTGIYSWVRQLGLRHDVAADIVQDVFVALVQKLPEFRHQGGRSFRGWLWAITRNKCREWARRREFVSVPAASLDEFEGKVDEPFWEDEFRRHLVGQIASVIEADYPPEVWRAFWEHVVEGKPASRVAGELGINLWAVYTAKARIVARLHEEFADLVAD; this comes from the coding sequence ATGCAGACCACTTCGCTTACCCTGCTGATGCGGCTGTGTCGGCCCGACGAGCCCGACGCCTGGGACCGATTCGTCCGCCTCTACTCTACCGGCATCTATTCCTGGGTGCGGCAACTGGGCCTGCGGCACGACGTCGCCGCCGACATCGTCCAGGACGTTTTCGTCGCGCTCGTTCAGAAACTACCCGAGTTCCGCCACCAGGGGGGCCGCAGTTTTCGCGGTTGGCTTTGGGCGATCACCCGTAACAAGTGTCGCGAGTGGGCGCGCCGGCGCGAGTTCGTCTCGGTCCCGGCCGCTTCGCTCGATGAATTCGAGGGGAAAGTCGACGAGCCGTTCTGGGAGGACGAGTTCCGCCGCCATCTGGTCGGCCAGATCGCGTCCGTCATCGAAGCCGACTACCCGCCCGAGGTGTGGCGCGCGTTCTGGGAGCACGTCGTCGAGGGCAAGCCCGCGTCGCGGGTCGCGGGCGAGCTCGGGATCAATCTTTGGGCGGTCTACACCGCCAAGGCCCGGATCGTCGCCCGCTTACACGAGGAGTTCGCCGACCTTGTCGCCGACTGA
- a CDS encoding leucine-rich repeat domain-containing protein, which yields MIGRLLAANRADRPASARAVELELAGIGAHLTSAPTLSGHADPTVAVRPDRRPKRRLLITAAALLAAGAVAAVVQMNRTNGPRSTVAVDKTEPPTADPQNALASSDAIDDEWCRALSTRPPQEQLHVVLRALGKSNPGSDWAQGSGWVESYGVIRLTVNADTVSDLRPVRALTALNVIRCRGSARGLGVLTDLSPLSGLKLKELHCRNNPGLRDLSPIRLDGLEFLDASCTGLETLAGLTKAPLVTIKIAGTPIRDLGPVRQLSKLRTLDCTGCPVTDFGPLTATPLRELSANVQAERDAAVLNRIKTLEKINGKPVKEFWKSASTTRPK from the coding sequence TTGATCGGGCGGTTGTTGGCCGCGAACCGCGCCGACCGGCCGGCATCAGCTCGGGCGGTCGAGCTCGAACTCGCCGGCATTGGCGCTCACCTTACCAGCGCGCCCACGCTGTCGGGGCACGCGGACCCAACCGTTGCCGTTCGACCGGACCGGCGCCCCAAGCGGCGCCTTCTGATAACGGCTGCCGCGCTACTGGCGGCGGGCGCTGTTGCGGCCGTCGTCCAAATGAACCGTACCAACGGCCCCCGGTCGACAGTTGCTGTCGACAAGACGGAGCCGCCGACCGCCGACCCGCAGAACGCACTCGCCTCTTCGGACGCGATCGACGACGAGTGGTGCCGCGCGCTTTCGACGCGCCCCCCTCAAGAGCAGCTCCACGTGGTTCTGCGTGCGCTGGGCAAGTCGAACCCCGGGTCCGATTGGGCTCAGGGGAGCGGGTGGGTCGAATCGTATGGGGTCATTCGCCTGACCGTGAACGCCGACACGGTGTCCGATCTCCGCCCGGTCCGGGCGCTGACTGCACTAAACGTGATACGGTGCAGGGGCTCCGCCCGCGGGCTCGGGGTTCTCACGGATCTGTCGCCGCTGTCCGGACTGAAATTGAAGGAACTTCACTGCCGGAACAACCCCGGTCTCCGGGACTTGTCCCCCATTCGGCTCGACGGCCTCGAGTTTCTGGACGCATCGTGCACGGGCTTGGAGACCCTGGCCGGGCTGACAAAGGCCCCTCTCGTGACGATCAAGATCGCTGGGACGCCGATCCGCGACCTCGGTCCGGTTCGGCAGTTGTCGAAGCTGCGTACCCTCGACTGTACCGGTTGCCCGGTCACCGACTTCGGGCCGTTGACCGCCACACCCCTCCGAGAACTTTCCGCGAACGTGCAGGCGGAACGTGATGCGGCCGTGCTGAACCGCATTAAGACTTTGGAGAAGATTAACGGCAAGCCCGTCAAGGAGTTCTGGAAAAGCGCTTCAACCACTCGCCCAAAATAG
- a CDS encoding DUF1559 domain-containing protein, whose amino-acid sequence MSRTAPTTRAAFTLIELLVVIAIIAVLIGLLLPAVQKVREAAARMKCQNNLKQIGLACHAYHDANQVLPPAMQAHPKLAFTSGTPNSNRTGQMPSPGDIDARWGPNWAVLILPYLEQSALYSQAAAQIDGYMTGSAPTTDWASATGIYQQVVNVYLCPSDTGSAAPFSTTTAYKTLGGANLVNWARGNYAANMGPAIAYNSSRGTSGDWMITYQATAPFPYAERQTTFGKSSVCCYTTLGADYSGGWVLGINRSPSLTALSGLDGTSNTIMLDEVRIGGAANDARGAWALPGIGSSLTNGAGRSQNPGPNYGNLTNSDQLNDCVSDPARGMGCTPHVPAVLAGSKSRHTGGVNACFADGSVHFVSNNVTTLAWFFLHNRLDGQPVNGSDY is encoded by the coding sequence TTGTCTCGAACCGCACCGACCACCCGCGCCGCGTTCACGCTGATCGAGTTGCTGGTGGTCATCGCCATCATCGCCGTTTTAATCGGGCTCCTGTTGCCGGCCGTACAGAAAGTGCGCGAGGCCGCCGCGCGCATGAAGTGCCAGAACAACCTCAAGCAAATCGGGCTCGCGTGCCACGCCTATCACGACGCGAACCAGGTGCTCCCGCCGGCCATGCAGGCGCACCCCAAACTGGCTTTTACGAGCGGCACGCCGAACAGTAATCGCACGGGTCAAATGCCCAGCCCGGGCGACATCGACGCGCGTTGGGGGCCGAACTGGGCCGTTCTGATCCTGCCGTACTTGGAACAGAGCGCCCTCTACTCGCAGGCGGCCGCGCAGATCGACGGGTACATGACGGGCTCCGCGCCCACCACGGACTGGGCGAGCGCGACCGGGATCTACCAGCAGGTCGTGAACGTGTACCTGTGCCCGTCGGACACCGGGTCCGCGGCGCCGTTCAGCACCACCACCGCCTACAAGACGCTGGGCGGTGCGAACTTGGTGAACTGGGCGCGGGGGAACTACGCCGCCAACATGGGGCCGGCCATCGCTTACAACAGTTCCCGGGGCACCTCCGGGGACTGGATGATCACCTATCAGGCGACCGCCCCGTTCCCCTACGCCGAGCGCCAGACCACGTTCGGCAAGAGCAGCGTCTGTTGCTACACCACGCTCGGTGCGGACTACTCCGGTGGGTGGGTACTGGGCATCAATCGGTCCCCGTCCCTGACCGCCCTGTCGGGGCTTGATGGGACGAGCAACACGATCATGCTCGACGAGGTGCGGATCGGGGGAGCGGCCAACGACGCCCGCGGCGCGTGGGCGCTGCCGGGGATCGGTTCGAGTCTCACGAACGGGGCCGGGCGGTCGCAGAACCCGGGTCCGAACTACGGGAACCTGACGAACAGCGACCAACTCAACGATTGCGTCAGCGACCCGGCCCGCGGAATGGGCTGCACCCCGCACGTGCCGGCAGTGCTGGCCGGCTCCAAGAGCCGTCACACCGGCGGCGTAAATGCCTGCTTCGCCGACGGCAGCGTCCACTTCGTGTCCAACAACGTGACGACACTGGCGTGGTTTTTTCTGCACAATCGGCTGGACGGGCAGCCCGTCAACGGCAGCGACTATTGA
- a CDS encoding carboxypeptidase regulatory-like domain-containing protein: protein MATFHRVWLLATAVLVAAASGCGAPTAAVSGTVTGKDGKPVTGVVAFIPQDGAKYREAAEARIVDGRYDLPAVSVGPKRIEVIVTRDGVGDPSLEVTPQPRDVDLKPGPQVIDVALPKSR, encoded by the coding sequence TTGGCGACGTTCCATCGCGTCTGGTTGCTCGCGACCGCGGTACTCGTTGCGGCCGCGTCCGGGTGCGGGGCCCCGACCGCCGCGGTCAGCGGGACCGTGACGGGCAAGGACGGGAAGCCGGTGACGGGCGTTGTCGCGTTCATCCCGCAAGACGGGGCGAAGTACCGCGAGGCGGCCGAGGCGCGGATCGTTGACGGCCGCTACGACCTGCCGGCCGTCTCCGTCGGCCCGAAGCGGATCGAGGTGATCGTGACCCGCGACGGCGTCGGCGACCCGTCGCTCGAAGTGACCCCGCAGCCCCGGGACGTGGACCTGAAACCGGGGCCGCAGGTGATCGACGTCGCACTGCCGAAATCGCGGTAA
- a CDS encoding sigma 54-interacting transcriptional regulator: MSTPPSPSGKGRPANSSGFAWRAFFHQSETPVFVLGKSRRLRYANPAWEKLAGVKLAEALGMVCSQRRHSTPLASVLAPTPEALAGRPDRARRPAPPGRNGPPWWDVTFVPLAGDGSPREAPAKASEALFGFVGFIAVVGEPVPAAARKIPPSVAALRDRRATHFSPELLAGESLASARLVAQTRLAAQIAAPVWIVGEAGSGKETVARVIHHTSAVRDRAFVAIDCVGLQPYLIESLLFGHGGLSASDRIGTVYLKEPGALPRDMQQRLADHFTEPASARLICGSDRTAQDAVASGRLVPVFQTALSAFEARIPPLRERLDDIPRLATRLVNRAIDPAALTVLRGYSWPANLREFVEVLHESTGEGRTGPILREHLPHELRVKAGLMRSGPPKSLNLDAILEAVEKRIIQLALRKTNNHQTEAAELLGVFRAKLGRRLDALGIPVSPPPPKPRKE; encoded by the coding sequence ATGTCCACCCCTCCGTCACCGTCCGGTAAGGGCCGCCCGGCTAATTCGAGCGGGTTCGCGTGGCGGGCCTTCTTCCACCAGTCCGAGACGCCCGTGTTCGTGCTCGGAAAGAGTCGGCGGTTGCGGTACGCGAACCCCGCCTGGGAGAAGCTCGCGGGCGTGAAGCTCGCGGAGGCGCTCGGAATGGTGTGCTCCCAGCGCCGGCACAGTACCCCGCTCGCCTCCGTACTCGCGCCGACCCCGGAAGCCCTTGCGGGGCGCCCGGACCGCGCGCGCCGACCGGCTCCACCCGGGCGTAACGGTCCGCCGTGGTGGGACGTGACCTTCGTTCCCCTTGCTGGCGACGGCAGCCCGCGCGAAGCGCCGGCGAAAGCGAGCGAAGCTCTGTTCGGGTTCGTGGGATTTATTGCGGTGGTCGGGGAACCGGTGCCCGCTGCCGCGCGAAAAATTCCGCCGAGCGTGGCCGCGCTCCGCGACCGGCGCGCGACGCACTTCAGCCCGGAACTGCTCGCGGGGGAGTCGCTCGCGTCCGCGCGATTGGTGGCCCAAACGCGACTCGCCGCTCAAATCGCGGCGCCGGTGTGGATCGTGGGGGAAGCCGGGAGCGGAAAAGAAACGGTCGCGCGCGTCATTCACCACACGAGCGCGGTCCGGGACCGCGCGTTCGTCGCGATCGATTGCGTCGGGCTTCAACCGTACCTGATCGAGAGCCTGCTGTTCGGTCACGGCGGGTTGAGTGCGTCGGACCGCATCGGGACAGTGTACCTGAAGGAACCGGGGGCACTCCCACGCGACATGCAGCAGCGGCTCGCCGACCACTTCACCGAACCCGCTTCCGCGCGGCTCATCTGCGGGTCCGATCGCACCGCTCAGGACGCGGTCGCAAGCGGTCGACTCGTTCCCGTGTTTCAGACCGCACTTTCCGCTTTTGAAGCGCGAATTCCGCCGCTCCGCGAGCGCCTCGACGACATTCCGCGACTCGCCACACGGCTCGTGAACCGCGCGATCGATCCGGCCGCCCTCACTGTGTTGCGTGGGTACTCGTGGCCCGCGAACTTGCGCGAGTTCGTGGAGGTGCTACACGAATCCACCGGAGAGGGGAGAACCGGACCGATTCTGCGCGAGCACCTGCCGCACGAACTTCGCGTGAAGGCCGGACTCATGCGCTCCGGGCCGCCGAAATCACTGAACCTAGACGCGATCCTCGAAGCGGTCGAGAAACGAATCATTCAGCTCGCGCTGCGAAAAACAAACAACCACCAAACGGAAGCCGCGGAACTGCTCGGCGTGTTCCGCGCCAAGTTGGGGCGCAGGCTCGACGCGCTCGGCATCCCGGTTTCGCCGCCTCCACCGAAACCGCGGAAGGAGTGA
- a CDS encoding ATP-binding protein, which yields MNPLGELPVLDVARCTGCGECVSACPADCLAMGGTRPWLPRPRDCVSCSVCELVCPTDAIRLKSIGG from the coding sequence ATGAACCCGCTGGGCGAGTTGCCGGTCCTGGATGTGGCCCGCTGTACGGGGTGCGGGGAGTGTGTGTCCGCGTGCCCGGCGGACTGCCTCGCGATGGGCGGCACGCGCCCGTGGCTCCCGCGGCCACGCGACTGCGTTTCGTGCTCGGTGTGCGAACTCGTGTGCCCGACGGACGCGATCCGTCTAAAATCGATTGGAGGGTGA
- the ilvB gene encoding biosynthetic-type acetolactate synthase large subunit encodes MADPNTTPTPANTPMSGADILVHSLIRHGVDTVFAYPGGASMPIHQALTRVPNKLRTILPRHEQGGGFMAHGYSRTTGKASVCMSTSGPGATNFVTCIADAKMDSIPAIFITGQVSTNVLGNDAFQETPMVEICRGITKHHYLLTRTEDITRVVKEAFHIATTGRPGPVLIDVCKDVQTRSIVPDWDPPMDLPGYRPVRKAPRPELEAVIAAIRASKKPFIYAGGGVTHSDAAAELREFAELVGAPVGLTVHGLGNFPSEHYLCLQMLGMHGTVYSNYAINEADLLIALGVRFDDRVTGKLTEFAKHGKIVHVDIDKSEIHKNKLAHVPVHSDVKHALTELNALLKEPKNADLTAGGRYPDWWRQVDAWRAAEPLKFTEPEGFIIPQYAIRRLWEILRDRNQLNDTIITTGVGQHQMWAAQFFPFNTPRKWITSGGLGTMGFGLPAALGAKVAFPNNLVIDIDGDGSFLMNVQELATAYAEKIPAKVLLLNNQHLGMVMQWEDRFFGSNRGHTYLGAGDDHPPYPDFCKIAEGFGVASKGVVDKADLDAALVEMIESPGPFLLNVHVPHQEHVLPMIPAGATVKDIIRA; translated from the coding sequence ATGGCCGATCCGAACACGACCCCGACCCCAGCCAACACCCCCATGAGCGGGGCCGACATCCTTGTTCACAGCCTCATCCGGCACGGGGTCGACACGGTATTCGCGTACCCCGGCGGCGCGAGCATGCCGATCCACCAGGCGCTCACCCGCGTCCCGAACAAGCTCCGCACGATCCTCCCGCGCCACGAGCAGGGCGGCGGGTTCATGGCCCACGGATACAGCCGCACCACCGGCAAGGCCAGCGTGTGCATGTCCACGAGCGGCCCCGGCGCCACGAACTTCGTGACGTGCATCGCCGACGCGAAGATGGACTCGATCCCGGCCATCTTCATCACCGGGCAGGTGAGCACCAACGTTCTCGGCAACGACGCGTTCCAAGAAACGCCGATGGTCGAGATCTGCCGCGGCATCACCAAACACCACTACCTGCTCACCCGCACCGAGGACATCACGCGCGTGGTGAAGGAGGCGTTCCACATCGCCACCACCGGGCGCCCCGGCCCGGTGCTCATCGACGTGTGCAAGGACGTGCAGACGCGCTCCATCGTGCCGGACTGGGACCCGCCGATGGACCTGCCCGGCTACCGGCCGGTGCGCAAGGCCCCGCGCCCGGAACTGGAAGCCGTGATTGCGGCGATCCGCGCGAGCAAGAAGCCGTTCATCTACGCCGGCGGCGGGGTGACGCACAGCGACGCCGCGGCGGAACTGCGGGAGTTCGCGGAACTGGTCGGGGCGCCGGTCGGCCTCACCGTCCACGGCCTCGGTAACTTCCCGTCCGAGCACTACTTGTGTCTGCAGATGCTCGGCATGCACGGCACGGTGTACTCCAACTACGCGATCAACGAAGCGGACCTGCTCATCGCGCTGGGCGTGCGGTTCGACGACCGCGTGACGGGCAAGCTCACGGAATTCGCTAAACACGGCAAGATTGTTCACGTTGATATCGATAAGAGTGAAATTCATAAGAACAAGCTCGCGCACGTGCCGGTCCACAGCGACGTGAAGCACGCGCTGACGGAACTCAACGCGCTGCTGAAGGAACCGAAGAACGCGGACCTCACCGCCGGCGGGCGCTACCCGGACTGGTGGCGGCAGGTCGACGCCTGGCGCGCGGCCGAGCCGCTCAAGTTCACGGAGCCGGAGGGCTTCATCATCCCGCAGTACGCCATCCGGCGCTTGTGGGAGATCCTCCGCGACCGCAACCAGCTCAACGACACGATCATCACGACCGGCGTGGGCCAGCACCAGATGTGGGCGGCCCAGTTCTTCCCGTTCAACACGCCGCGCAAGTGGATCACCAGCGGCGGGTTGGGCACGATGGGCTTCGGCCTGCCCGCCGCGCTGGGCGCGAAGGTCGCGTTCCCGAACAACCTCGTCATCGACATCGACGGCGACGGCAGCTTCCTGATGAACGTGCAGGAGCTCGCGACCGCCTACGCGGAGAAGATCCCGGCCAAGGTGCTGCTGCTCAACAACCAGCACCTCGGGATGGTGATGCAGTGGGAGGACCGGTTCTTCGGCTCGAACCGCGGGCACACCTACCTGGGCGCGGGCGACGACCACCCGCCGTACCCCGACTTCTGCAAGATCGCCGAGGGCTTCGGGGTCGCGTCGAAGGGCGTCGTGGACAAGGCCGACCTGGACGCGGCCCTCGTGGAGATGATCGAGTCGCCCGGGCCGTTCCTGCTGAACGTCCACGTGCCGCACCAGGAGCACGTACTCCCGATGATCCCCGCTGGGGCGACCGTGAAGGACATCATCCGAGCGTAA
- a CDS encoding OB-fold protein has translation MPVRLVCPSCSATLSVKDEFAGRAVRCPKCGGVIPAAPSGASAPPPSRAVMPPIPLPEPPPAPPPAPFDVPDEPAPPKGGKIVGRPTGRPVAPVPAGEERDADAARPARRRDPRDEGRNDADPGDDDRPVRRRRPRDDEYDQPEGKKGGKGPVIIIAILCGTLLTCCGGVGYGGWWLYSKAKKAKDDFVEAVDKFNPRVSSFSYADLEVGTTTRTETDAKLGGGRIATDADLPKVFATDPARADVWADKVRQKRAVLWQNSDDYIIAAFHPTADGNARLQAKEWRPKSGAALREGELNDVKFAQQYPPGGGPGIPVKAAELARAYKDNATAANEKYKNKNVLVEGKLDDLSFGFDGEVQALLEGVPPAPGKALGTLVRVVISKSDVNKVLNVSRGQTLTLKGKCSGLTGDLFVDVLSATFDSAGTDPAPTVTASLLLAEYGRGSEATDEKYKDKPITITNAVVESKDGEQSVYVVGNLKKSTVRIKVTLPFDTKKQTATLKAGDRLKIKGEYSSSSDNVIYINRAWIVP, from the coding sequence ATGCCGGTGCGTTTGGTGTGCCCGTCGTGTTCGGCGACGCTGTCGGTGAAGGACGAGTTCGCCGGGCGCGCGGTGCGGTGCCCGAAGTGCGGGGGCGTGATCCCCGCGGCGCCATCGGGGGCGTCCGCGCCCCCGCCCTCGCGTGCGGTCATGCCGCCCATTCCGCTCCCCGAACCGCCCCCGGCCCCACCTCCCGCGCCGTTCGACGTGCCCGACGAACCCGCGCCTCCCAAGGGCGGGAAGATCGTCGGGCGTCCGACCGGTCGGCCCGTGGCTCCGGTGCCCGCGGGCGAAGAACGCGACGCAGACGCGGCCCGGCCCGCACGCCGACGAGACCCGCGCGACGAGGGCCGCAATGATGCGGACCCAGGCGATGACGATCGCCCGGTTCGGCGCCGGCGCCCGCGGGATGATGAGTACGATCAGCCGGAGGGCAAAAAGGGCGGAAAAGGGCCGGTGATTATCATCGCGATCCTGTGCGGCACTCTGCTCACGTGCTGCGGCGGGGTCGGGTACGGCGGGTGGTGGCTGTACTCCAAGGCGAAGAAGGCCAAAGACGACTTCGTCGAAGCAGTCGACAAGTTCAACCCCCGGGTCAGTTCGTTCAGCTACGCCGATCTGGAAGTCGGAACTACCACACGAACCGAGACCGACGCGAAGTTGGGCGGTGGGCGGATCGCGACTGACGCCGATTTGCCGAAGGTGTTCGCGACCGATCCCGCGCGGGCCGATGTCTGGGCGGACAAGGTCCGCCAAAAGCGGGCTGTTCTGTGGCAGAACAGCGACGACTACATCATCGCCGCGTTCCACCCGACGGCCGACGGGAACGCGCGCCTTCAGGCGAAGGAGTGGCGCCCCAAGAGCGGGGCGGCGCTGCGCGAGGGCGAGCTGAACGACGTTAAGTTCGCGCAGCAGTACCCACCGGGCGGCGGCCCGGGCATCCCGGTGAAGGCCGCGGAACTGGCCAGAGCTTACAAGGACAACGCGACCGCCGCGAACGAGAAGTACAAGAACAAGAACGTCCTCGTCGAGGGCAAGTTGGACGACCTCAGTTTCGGGTTCGACGGGGAGGTGCAGGCGCTGCTGGAGGGCGTCCCTCCGGCCCCGGGTAAGGCCCTTGGTACACTGGTTCGCGTTGTCATCTCCAAGTCCGATGTGAACAAGGTGCTGAACGTTTCGCGCGGTCAAACCCTAACGCTCAAGGGCAAGTGTTCTGGGCTAACGGGGGATCTGTTCGTGGACGTCCTGAGCGCGACCTTTGACAGCGCCGGTACCGATCCCGCACCGACTGTGACCGCGTCGCTCCTGCTTGCGGAATACGGTCGGGGGAGCGAGGCAACTGACGAGAAATACAAGGATAAGCCGATCACCATCACCAATGCGGTGGTCGAGAGCAAGGACGGCGAGCAATCGGTTTACGTTGTCGGTAACCTGAAGAAGAGTACGGTTCGGATCAAGGTGACGCTCCCGTTCGATACCAAAAAGCAGACCGCCACACTGAAGGCGGGCGACCGGCTCAAGATCAAGGGTGAATACTCCAGTTCGTCTGACAATGTGATTTACATCAACCGCGCCTGGATCGTGCCGTAG
- a CDS encoding RNA polymerase sigma factor, whose translation MRSLIHRLQSRLSKHEGEATDERLLGDFLAHREGSRGAPQIADEAFAAIVRRHGPMVRGVCRRVLRNDTDADDAFQAVFIVLIRKAEAVRPRNRLGNWLYGVAVNVARRGRDANSRRRVQELNTEVPGPEPVSNDLREVIDQELSGLPDAYRAAVVACDLEGHTRSEAAGRLGWSEGTVASRLARGRALLADRLTRRGLALPATGLIAVLGANHASAVPAFSYSTLLRAPSPSAEALAQEVIRAMMSSKLRTIAVALLTVVGIAGTGTATVWACGGFGPRIVPPVSGAKSFPFESVETRSAQPNDATPSWERSVPVSTAIVGTDKPAGENAGVAKGARFVLTNPAGDITVVSDRHETFVEFFRRQPVVVAVVSDSLRKKLIYGEKGPLEIVTVDQASFNTGGPRVAAYGASLKLVPVSPNTPVARFLEMTSANEPVVFVQDSSDKSLWQAVGFTRRSLVGFFASTARIKPDDFAPADLLHATEKK comes from the coding sequence ATGCGTTCCCTGATTCACCGATTGCAATCCCGGCTTTCAAAGCACGAGGGCGAGGCGACCGACGAGCGCTTGCTCGGCGACTTCCTCGCTCACCGTGAAGGCAGCCGCGGCGCGCCACAAATCGCGGACGAGGCGTTCGCGGCAATCGTTCGGCGCCACGGGCCGATGGTCCGCGGGGTGTGCCGCCGGGTGCTCCGCAACGACACCGACGCGGACGATGCGTTCCAGGCCGTGTTTATTGTGCTGATCCGAAAGGCGGAAGCCGTTCGGCCGCGGAACAGGCTCGGGAACTGGCTCTACGGCGTCGCGGTGAACGTGGCCCGGCGCGGGCGCGATGCGAATTCGCGCCGCCGGGTGCAAGAATTAAACACCGAAGTCCCCGGGCCGGAACCAGTGAGTAACGATTTGCGGGAAGTAATCGATCAGGAACTCAGCGGATTGCCGGACGCATACCGCGCAGCGGTCGTGGCCTGTGATCTGGAAGGGCACACCCGGTCAGAAGCGGCCGGGCGCCTCGGTTGGTCCGAGGGGACCGTAGCGAGTCGGCTCGCTCGCGGGCGTGCTCTGCTCGCCGATCGCCTCACGCGGCGCGGGCTCGCGCTTCCGGCCACGGGGTTGATTGCCGTGCTCGGAGCGAATCACGCATCCGCGGTTCCGGCATTCTCTTATTCCACCTTGTTACGCGCCCCCTCGCCCAGCGCGGAGGCGCTGGCGCAGGAGGTCATACGAGCCATGATGTCGAGCAAACTTCGGACTATAGCGGTGGCGTTACTCACCGTGGTCGGCATTGCCGGGACCGGCACGGCCACCGTATGGGCGTGCGGTGGGTTCGGCCCGCGAATTGTGCCCCCAGTTTCGGGTGCGAAATCGTTCCCGTTCGAGTCAGTCGAGACGCGCTCGGCGCAACCAAACGACGCCACACCGTCCTGGGAGCGATCCGTGCCCGTTTCCACTGCGATCGTGGGAACCGACAAGCCCGCCGGTGAGAACGCGGGCGTTGCGAAAGGCGCACGGTTCGTACTAACGAACCCGGCCGGCGATATTACCGTTGTGTCCGATCGGCACGAGACGTTCGTGGAATTCTTCCGCCGGCAACCGGTGGTGGTCGCGGTCGTGTCCGATTCGTTGCGGAAGAAACTGATTTACGGTGAGAAGGGGCCGCTCGAAATCGTGACCGTGGACCAGGCATCGTTCAATACGGGCGGTCCGCGTGTCGCGGCCTACGGCGCGAGTCTGAAACTGGTACCGGTTTCGCCCAATACCCCGGTGGCCCGTTTTCTCGAGATGACGAGCGCGAACGAACCGGTGGTTTTCGTGCAGGACAGCAGCGACAAGAGCCTGTGGCAAGCGGTCGGGTTCACGCGCCGCTCGTTGGTCGGGTTCTTCGCATCCACCGCGCGCATCAAGCCGGATGATTTTGCTCCCGCCGATTTACTCCACGCGACCGAGAAAAAGTAA
- a CDS encoding cytochrome c, with protein sequence MRQVVFALTLFGAAVLATSGLTADEPKKDEAKLTKKEIAKMMKDAHDGAKSPHARTRAELKKDTPNWEEVTKDAKAFTAMSEAFKKVNLNYKSPDKYIESATALSKAAGNKDKKAANEAFTGLTKSCASCHSYGSAPGER encoded by the coding sequence ATGCGACAAGTCGTATTCGCGCTGACGCTGTTCGGTGCGGCGGTACTAGCCACGAGCGGTCTGACCGCCGACGAACCCAAAAAGGACGAAGCGAAACTTACGAAGAAGGAAATCGCCAAGATGATGAAGGACGCGCACGACGGCGCGAAATCGCCACACGCGCGCACGCGCGCGGAATTGAAGAAGGACACACCCAACTGGGAGGAAGTCACCAAGGACGCGAAGGCGTTCACCGCGATGAGCGAGGCGTTCAAGAAGGTAAACCTCAACTACAAATCGCCCGACAAGTACATCGAGAGCGCTACCGCTCTGAGCAAGGCCGCTGGCAACAAGGACAAGAAGGCGGCAAACGAGGCGTTCACCGGGTTAACGAAGTCGTGTGCCTCGTGCCATTCCTATGGTAGCGCTCCGGGCGAGCGGTAA
- a CDS encoding cob(I)yrinic acid a,c-diamide adenosyltransferase, with the protein MVFLSRIYTKSGDTGETGLGDGSRVPKDAIRVEAYGEVDELNAVLGLVTANCPDGPESKLLRVIQNDLFDVGADLCVPLTDHEESGKALRVVPAQYERLEWAIDRLNEDLQPLRSFILPGGTQAAAWLHLARTVCRRAERTVVTLQRTEPVNPHALIYLNRLSDFLFVLARVANDGGKGDVLWVPGASREG; encoded by the coding sequence ATGGTGTTTCTCTCTCGCATTTACACGAAGTCCGGCGACACGGGCGAAACCGGCCTCGGGGACGGCTCCCGCGTGCCCAAAGATGCCATTCGCGTTGAGGCTTACGGCGAAGTGGACGAGCTGAACGCCGTCCTGGGACTCGTCACCGCGAACTGCCCCGACGGTCCCGAAAGCAAGTTGCTCCGGGTCATCCAGAACGACCTCTTCGACGTGGGGGCGGACCTGTGCGTGCCACTGACCGATCATGAGGAATCGGGAAAAGCGCTTCGCGTGGTGCCCGCACAGTACGAGCGATTGGAGTGGGCCATCGACCGGCTGAACGAAGACCTGCAACCGCTGCGGAGCTTTATTCTGCCGGGCGGGACGCAGGCCGCGGCGTGGTTGCACCTGGCGCGTACCGTGTGCCGACGTGCCGAGCGCACGGTGGTTACGCTCCAGCGCACAGAACCAGTGAACCCGCACGCACTGATCTACCTCAACCGGCTCAGTGATTTCCTGTTCGTGCTCGCCCGCGTTGCGAACGATGGCGGAAAGGGAGACGTGTTGTGGGTTCCGGGCGCGAGCCGCGAGGGGTGA